The following coding sequences lie in one Spirosoma sp. KUDC1026 genomic window:
- a CDS encoding DoxX family protein codes for MKTLITLFERFERLDVRINIWLVAHSITILRICLGLVFFGFGVLKFFPGISPIESLATRTTVILTLGLFSGHNAMNFVAGLECIIGICFLTGRFLRVGVWLMAVQMAGAMAPIVLFPTELFSGPGHAPSLAAQYILKDIILIAAGMVIAATWTGARIIAEPQKLRTTLRSRVPNVYGRKRAHTPPAIA; via the coding sequence ATGAAAACGCTGATCACTTTATTTGAGCGCTTCGAGCGACTGGATGTCAGGATTAATATATGGCTGGTGGCTCATAGCATTACAATTCTTCGGATTTGCCTAGGCCTTGTTTTCTTTGGTTTTGGGGTACTGAAATTCTTCCCTGGCATCAGTCCCATTGAATCGTTAGCTACCCGAACAACGGTTATTCTAACACTGGGACTATTCTCTGGCCACAATGCCATGAATTTTGTAGCTGGTCTGGAATGCATTATCGGAATTTGCTTTCTAACAGGACGGTTTCTGCGCGTTGGCGTGTGGTTGATGGCCGTGCAGATGGCGGGAGCTATGGCGCCGATAGTCCTCTTTCCAACTGAGCTTTTTTCGGGGCCGGGACACGCACCCAGCCTGGCCGCTCAGTATATTCTGAAAGACATCATTTTAATTGCCGCCGGGATGGTGATTGCTGCCACCTGGACTGGTGCCCGGATTATCGCCGAACCCCAAAAGCTGCGTACTACGCTACGTTCCCGCGTGCCAAATGTCTACGGCAGAAAACGGGCGCACACTCCGCCGGCAATAGCTTAG
- a CDS encoding DNA polymerase III subunit gamma/tau yields MENFVVSARKYRPATFDTVVGQEHITTTLKNAIKTNHLASAFLFCGPRGVGKTTCARILAKTINCQELTAEGEACDQCDSCVSFRQNASFNIHELDAASNNSVEDIRNLIDQVRYPPQSGKYKIYIIDEVHMLSSAAFNAFLKTLEEPPTYAIFILATTEKHKILPTILSRCQIFDFNRIQPGHIAGHLAQIAEKEGITAEGEALDLIAQKADGGLRDALSMFDLNVTFAADRIIRYKEVLDNLHILDYDYYFKLTDHLLSGNLSQSLLTVDEILRKGFDAHQFVVGLCRHFRDLLVCKDGATVQLLQVTENVRRQYLDQSARAPMSFLLSALSLGGQCDMNYKQAKDQRLHVELWLMKVANLRNVLDWDSMPDRSSSPAPGLPSVSPDSSALNGAEKKNSSPAPNGHPQSSTSIAAQPTEQHPITSEPINGYQTQAAPAVNHPTVEISTGVGKREPVLASQPVASSVATAPERPRPAMPAPTRPATSRLRSTVSLNTSVMQSGSADTETITVAAPTRPDKPFAMEDLQATWNAFARLRHQQYDSATEQLVLNRSLVLEGTTIQITLDNTLQVGYLTDLKPDLMGYLREQLQNSQIQLEHTVTVQEVKKMIYSSQDKFNFMAEKNPALLELRKVLNLEVDY; encoded by the coding sequence ATGGAAAATTTTGTGGTTTCGGCCCGCAAGTACCGCCCCGCTACGTTCGATACCGTCGTTGGGCAGGAACACATCACGACTACACTCAAGAACGCAATCAAGACCAATCACTTAGCGTCGGCGTTCTTGTTCTGCGGACCGCGTGGCGTAGGGAAGACAACCTGTGCCCGTATTTTAGCCAAAACCATCAATTGCCAGGAGTTAACGGCCGAGGGAGAAGCCTGCGACCAGTGCGACTCCTGCGTTAGCTTCCGGCAGAACGCGTCCTTTAATATTCACGAACTGGATGCCGCATCGAATAACTCGGTGGAGGATATTCGGAACCTGATCGATCAGGTTCGCTACCCACCCCAGTCGGGCAAGTACAAGATCTATATCATTGACGAGGTGCACATGCTCTCGTCGGCGGCTTTCAACGCCTTTCTGAAAACGCTGGAGGAGCCACCCACCTACGCCATTTTCATTCTGGCGACGACGGAGAAACACAAGATTCTGCCAACGATTCTGTCGCGCTGCCAGATTTTTGATTTCAACCGGATTCAGCCCGGTCATATTGCCGGTCACCTGGCGCAGATTGCGGAGAAAGAAGGTATTACCGCCGAAGGCGAAGCCCTTGATCTGATCGCTCAGAAAGCCGACGGCGGTCTTCGGGATGCGCTGTCTATGTTCGACCTGAACGTTACGTTCGCAGCCGACCGGATTATCCGGTACAAGGAAGTGCTGGATAACCTGCACATTCTGGACTACGATTATTACTTCAAACTGACTGATCACCTGCTGTCGGGCAATCTCTCCCAGAGTTTGCTGACTGTCGACGAGATCTTGCGTAAGGGGTTCGACGCCCACCAGTTTGTAGTAGGGCTGTGTCGCCACTTCCGGGATTTGCTGGTGTGTAAAGACGGCGCTACGGTTCAGCTGCTTCAGGTTACGGAGAACGTTCGTCGGCAATACCTCGATCAGTCGGCGCGCGCGCCCATGTCGTTTCTACTGTCGGCGCTGAGCCTGGGCGGTCAGTGCGACATGAACTACAAACAGGCCAAGGATCAGCGGCTGCACGTCGAACTCTGGCTGATGAAAGTGGCGAATCTGCGTAACGTGCTCGACTGGGATTCAATGCCCGACCGTAGCAGCTCGCCAGCTCCGGGCTTGCCCAGCGTATCTCCGGATTCCAGTGCCTTAAACGGCGCCGAAAAAAAAAACAGCAGTCCAGCCCCCAATGGACACCCGCAGTCCTCAACTAGCATAGCGGCTCAACCCACCGAGCAGCATCCCATTACCAGCGAGCCCATTAATGGCTATCAGACACAGGCGGCTCCGGCAGTCAATCATCCGACGGTAGAAATCTCGACCGGCGTCGGCAAGCGGGAGCCTGTTTTGGCAAGCCAGCCAGTGGCTTCGTCAGTAGCCACTGCCCCCGAGCGGCCCCGGCCCGCGATGCCAGCCCCGACCCGTCCGGCCACCAGCCGCCTTCGGTCGACTGTGTCGCTAAACACCAGCGTTATGCAGTCGGGATCAGCAGACACGGAAACCATTACGGTAGCTGCCCCTACCCGACCCGACAAACCCTTTGCGATGGAAGATTTGCAGGCGACCTGGAATGCGTTCGCCCGGCTTCGGCATCAGCAATATGATTCAGCAACGGAGCAACTGGTGCTGAATCGATCCCTAGTTCTTGAGGGGACGACTATTCAAATCACCCTGGACAATACGTTACAGGTAGGCTACCTGACGGACTTAAAACCAGATTTGATGGGTTACCTGCGGGAGCAGCTGCAGAACAGCCAGATTCAGCTGGAGCACACGGTTACGGTGCAGGAGGTAAAGAAGATGATTTACAGCTCGCAGGACAAGTTCAACTTTATGGCCGAGAAAAACCCGGCGCTGCTTGAACTGCGCAAAGTCCTGAATCTGGAGGTGGACTATTAA
- a CDS encoding MFS transporter yields the protein MTLSQSRPLRYVVFFYLYVMQGLPAGFSLTALANYLTAEGVSSSAIGSFAAVVGLPWAFQFVWGPLIDRYQQSTMGRRKPWVLGAQLLAFLASLGLLLVDNPVTEVKTLGWFFFGHSVFAAIQDASVDAMAITVISEEERGRVNAFMRVGFLVGTGVGAAVFSQILRSYGFYTAALTLSLCLFTLTIFTFFIREQTQDRLLPSFRRASSSVFSRGNSALTTAAAPDNDFQWLFTELFRGLFARKSLLLFGATVLAYVSISLFSRAYNYHLIKKLGWADTSVSLLTGTYGMLVAAIVAFTGGYIADRIGARRLLVIVTGIVALYLFGFNASSAAWVKQEVAQVGLVTLYFMDPSISISAMPVLMAICRKGVEGSQFTTYMAFVNLSDIAGSFLAGHALAYIAAPQIGLLASGLALVAMLICLFTLRRYRQLGA from the coding sequence TTGACGCTCAGCCAAAGTCGCCCGCTTCGCTACGTCGTTTTCTTTTATCTGTACGTGATGCAGGGCTTACCAGCCGGGTTCTCCCTGACCGCGCTGGCAAATTATCTAACGGCCGAAGGCGTCAGTTCGTCAGCCATCGGATCCTTTGCGGCTGTGGTGGGACTGCCCTGGGCGTTTCAATTTGTCTGGGGACCGCTCATCGACCGGTATCAACAGTCGACTATGGGACGCCGGAAGCCCTGGGTACTGGGGGCTCAGCTGCTGGCGTTTCTGGCGTCACTCGGTCTCCTGCTGGTCGACAATCCCGTTACGGAGGTGAAAACGCTGGGCTGGTTCTTCTTCGGACATAGCGTGTTTGCGGCCATTCAGGATGCAAGTGTTGACGCAATGGCCATTACGGTCATCAGCGAAGAGGAACGTGGTCGGGTTAACGCGTTCATGCGGGTCGGCTTTCTGGTAGGCACTGGCGTAGGGGCCGCTGTATTTTCTCAGATTCTACGCAGTTACGGGTTTTATACAGCCGCCTTAACTTTGTCTCTCTGCCTGTTTACCCTAACGATCTTTACGTTCTTTATCCGGGAACAAACCCAGGACCGATTACTCCCCTCTTTTCGACGGGCCTCCTCGTCGGTATTTTCCCGTGGAAATAGCGCTCTTACTACTGCTGCCGCTCCGGACAACGATTTCCAATGGCTCTTTACGGAATTATTCCGGGGGTTGTTTGCCCGAAAAAGTTTGTTGCTGTTTGGTGCTACAGTGCTGGCCTATGTCAGCATCAGTTTGTTTTCCCGCGCCTATAACTATCACCTGATTAAAAAACTGGGCTGGGCCGACACGTCGGTTTCGCTCCTGACCGGTACGTATGGGATGCTGGTTGCCGCCATCGTTGCGTTTACGGGAGGCTATATTGCTGATCGGATTGGTGCCCGGCGGCTGCTGGTTATCGTTACGGGTATTGTCGCCCTCTACCTTTTTGGCTTTAATGCATCTTCGGCTGCCTGGGTAAAACAGGAAGTCGCACAGGTTGGTCTGGTCACGCTTTATTTTATGGACCCCAGCATCAGTATCTCGGCTATGCCGGTGCTGATGGCCATTTGTCGAAAGGGCGTAGAAGGATCACAGTTTACGACCTATATGGCGTTCGTAAACCTCTCCGACATAGCAGGTTCCTTCCTGGCGGGGCATGCCCTAGCGTATATTGCGGCTCCGCAGATTGGTTTGCTGGCAAGTGGACTGGCGCTCGTTGCTATGTTGATCTGCCTGTTCACACTACGTCGGTATCGGCAGCTTGGGGCGTAA
- a CDS encoding GNAT family N-acetyltransferase, which yields MITPEVVNDQFIVQVANENHLRLAESICHEMEESAKARGTGIAKRSPIYVMEKMLEGKAIIATTMSGDWVGFCYVETWEHGKFVANSGLIVHPDYRKSGIATRIKAKAFELSRAKFPEAKIIGITTSLAVMKINSDLGYQPVTLNELPGDDSFWKGCSSCVNYDILTRTNRKHCLCTGMLYDPEEHKQEEKKENWNFLKESSLYERWMRIKKRILLRIKHDRVKKQERELEPAH from the coding sequence ATGATAACGCCCGAAGTAGTTAACGATCAGTTCATTGTTCAGGTAGCCAACGAAAACCACCTGCGGCTGGCTGAAAGTATCTGTCACGAAATGGAGGAAAGCGCCAAGGCCCGGGGTACGGGCATTGCCAAGCGCTCGCCGATCTATGTGATGGAGAAGATGCTCGAAGGGAAGGCAATTATTGCAACCACCATGTCGGGCGACTGGGTTGGCTTCTGCTACGTCGAAACGTGGGAGCACGGTAAGTTCGTAGCGAACTCTGGCCTGATTGTTCATCCGGATTACCGGAAGAGCGGTATCGCGACCCGGATCAAAGCCAAAGCTTTCGAGCTGTCGCGCGCGAAATTTCCGGAAGCCAAAATCATTGGTATTACGACCAGTCTGGCCGTGATGAAGATCAATTCGGATCTGGGTTATCAGCCGGTTACGCTAAACGAACTGCCAGGCGATGATTCGTTCTGGAAAGGGTGCTCCAGCTGCGTCAACTACGACATTCTGACTCGTACCAATCGGAAGCACTGCCTTTGCACGGGCATGCTGTACGACCCGGAAGAGCATAAGCAGGAAGAGAAAAAAGAAAACTGGAACTTCCTGAAAGAGTCGTCCTTGTACGAGCGCTGGATGCGCATCAAAAAACGTATTCTGTTACGTATTAAACACGACCGCGTAAAAAAGCAGGAGCGCGAGCTGGAACCAGCCCACTAA
- a CDS encoding AAA family ATPase: MEIEIPHRALVLLIGVSSAGKSSFARRHFKSTQIVSSDHYRAVLTDDENDQTVTGDAFRLVRIIVEKRLQRGLLTVIDATNLKATDRREYLDMARQYGVIAIALVFRLPASVLNGRHQARPDRNFSADILQRQIEMMPILDRNLPFEGFQAIYTLDSPDEIEQTVIHQKASRTDGPFDIIGDVHGCYEELLELLAKLGYEAATFQSPTGRKIVFVGDLVDRGPDSVAVLRLVMQLVDQGKALAVLGNHDDKLRRKLLGRNVDMTHGLAETIAQLDAEPPAFRQQVLTFLERTPYYIRLDNKRLIVAHAGLREDLQGRSGESVRAFCLFGETTGEVDAQGLPVRINWASSYQGKAVVVYGHTPVSEPVWINNAIDVDTGCVFGGKLTALRYPERQLVSVPAKQTYAVARRPFLTL, encoded by the coding sequence ATGGAAATAGAAATTCCTCATCGTGCACTTGTCCTGCTAATTGGGGTGAGCAGTGCCGGCAAATCCTCGTTTGCCCGTCGGCATTTTAAATCCACCCAGATTGTTTCGTCCGATCATTACCGGGCTGTGCTGACGGATGATGAAAATGACCAGACTGTAACGGGCGATGCGTTCCGGCTGGTGCGTATTATTGTCGAAAAACGACTGCAACGCGGCCTGCTGACGGTAATTGACGCCACAAACCTTAAAGCAACCGACCGGCGGGAATACCTCGACATGGCTCGTCAGTACGGGGTAATTGCTATCGCTCTGGTATTCCGACTACCGGCATCGGTACTTAACGGGCGGCATCAGGCCCGTCCCGATCGGAATTTTTCGGCCGATATCCTCCAGCGTCAGATCGAGATGATGCCGATCCTGGACCGGAATCTGCCTTTCGAGGGCTTCCAGGCGATATACACGCTGGACTCTCCAGACGAGATCGAACAGACTGTTATCCATCAGAAAGCCTCCCGCACCGATGGACCCTTTGATATCATTGGCGATGTGCATGGCTGTTACGAAGAGTTACTCGAACTTCTTGCCAAGCTGGGTTACGAAGCCGCTACATTTCAGTCGCCTACGGGCCGGAAAATCGTTTTTGTTGGCGATCTGGTCGACCGGGGGCCTGATTCAGTTGCGGTGCTTCGGCTGGTGATGCAACTGGTCGATCAGGGAAAAGCACTGGCCGTTCTGGGCAATCACGATGACAAACTCCGCCGGAAACTGCTCGGCCGGAACGTAGACATGACCCACGGACTGGCCGAAACCATAGCGCAGCTCGACGCTGAACCACCCGCTTTCCGGCAGCAGGTATTAACTTTTCTGGAGCGGACGCCGTACTATATTCGCCTGGACAACAAGCGGCTGATTGTTGCTCATGCCGGCCTGCGCGAAGACCTGCAGGGACGTAGCGGGGAGTCGGTGCGGGCGTTCTGCCTGTTCGGCGAGACAACTGGCGAGGTTGATGCTCAGGGTCTGCCGGTGCGGATCAACTGGGCATCCAGTTACCAGGGAAAGGCGGTTGTGGTCTATGGCCATACGCCCGTGAGCGAGCCGGTCTGGATCAATAATGCCATCGACGTCGATACGGGCTGCGTGTTTGGCGGAAAACTGACGGCGCTGCGGTATCCCGAACGGCAACTCGTATCGGTGCCGGCCAAACAGACCTACGCCGTTGCCAGACGACCATTTTTGACGTTGTAG
- a CDS encoding CocE/NonD family hydrolase codes for MIRFAALFGGLLSGLVSFSAVAQSPNADSLFVRQNYTKLDRQITMRDGTKLYTLIYVPTDAGASNRYPILMERTPYSAGPYGEANYPKRGPGPGRALSQEKYIFVYQDVRGRYMSEGQFEEMTPGLNQASRTGQPPMKGKKSAALKSTTGTDESTDTYDTIEWLLKNIPNNNGRVGMMGISYPGFYASAALPSAHPALKAVSPQAPVTDEFMGDDARHNGAFFLLDNFSFTNYFDSPRKGLVENYNLLFNWRPKDAYQFFLDLGPLKNTNKAPYFNNRSKIWNEYLEHDTYDAYWQSRNIRTHLKDVKPATLVVGGWFDAEDLFGALRTYEAIEKQSSGNSNKLVMGPWTHGAWSREDWSQFGPLSFGQNTAKYYRDNLENKFFAFYLKGKGEFDAPEASVFDTGTNTWQAFDAWPPKAAQPEAMYLQPAGRLSTTKPAGNKSFEEYVSDPQKPVPYTDGVQSRRNNQYMIEDQRFVANRPDVVVFETEPLLQDMTVAGPVDVRLFASTTGTDADFIVKIIDVLPDTVATPTEGPAKGMTLARYQRLVRAEVLRGKFRNSFSQPEPFKPGEVTPVNFQLPDVMHTFKKGHKLMVQVQHSWFPLVDRNPQTFLNIGNAEAADYKKATIKLHHDGEHPSRIELPVLRK; via the coding sequence ATGATTCGTTTTGCTGCACTTTTCGGGGGCTTACTTTCCGGACTCGTTAGCTTTTCAGCCGTTGCCCAGTCGCCAAACGCCGACTCGCTTTTCGTTCGGCAGAACTATACCAAACTCGACCGGCAGATCACGATGCGGGATGGCACCAAGCTGTACACGCTTATCTACGTACCAACCGACGCGGGCGCGAGTAACCGTTACCCAATCCTGATGGAGCGAACACCGTATTCGGCTGGCCCCTATGGCGAAGCGAACTACCCCAAACGCGGCCCTGGTCCCGGAAGAGCGTTGTCGCAGGAGAAGTATATTTTCGTTTATCAGGACGTGCGGGGCCGCTATATGAGTGAAGGCCAGTTTGAAGAAATGACGCCAGGTCTAAATCAAGCCAGCAGAACCGGTCAACCACCCATGAAGGGCAAGAAAAGCGCTGCTCTTAAATCGACAACGGGCACCGACGAAAGCACCGATACGTATGACACAATTGAGTGGCTGCTTAAAAATATACCGAACAACAACGGTCGCGTTGGCATGATGGGGATTTCTTATCCCGGTTTCTACGCGTCGGCCGCCCTGCCCAGCGCGCATCCGGCCCTGAAAGCCGTATCGCCCCAGGCCCCCGTTACGGACGAGTTTATGGGCGATGATGCCCGGCATAACGGCGCCTTCTTTCTGCTCGACAACTTCTCGTTCACGAATTATTTTGATTCTCCCCGCAAAGGACTCGTAGAAAATTATAACCTGCTGTTCAACTGGCGGCCGAAAGATGCGTACCAGTTCTTCCTGGATCTGGGACCGCTAAAAAACACGAACAAAGCGCCGTATTTTAACAATCGCTCGAAAATCTGGAATGAGTATCTCGAACATGATACGTATGATGCATACTGGCAAAGCCGGAACATCCGCACCCATCTGAAAGACGTCAAACCCGCCACCCTCGTGGTAGGCGGCTGGTTTGACGCTGAGGATCTATTCGGCGCGCTACGTACTTACGAAGCCATTGAAAAGCAATCGTCGGGAAACAGTAATAAGCTGGTGATGGGACCCTGGACACACGGCGCCTGGTCTCGGGAAGACTGGAGCCAGTTCGGTCCACTCTCGTTTGGCCAGAACACCGCTAAATACTACCGGGACAATCTGGAAAATAAGTTCTTTGCCTTCTATCTGAAAGGTAAAGGTGAGTTTGATGCGCCGGAAGCTTCGGTGTTCGATACGGGTACGAACACCTGGCAGGCCTTCGACGCCTGGCCGCCCAAAGCGGCTCAGCCAGAAGCTATGTATCTGCAGCCAGCGGGCAGGCTGTCAACAACCAAACCAGCTGGTAATAAGTCATTTGAAGAGTATGTCAGCGACCCGCAGAAGCCAGTACCTTATACGGACGGCGTTCAGTCCCGCCGGAATAATCAGTATATGATTGAAGATCAGCGGTTTGTGGCGAACCGGCCGGATGTGGTTGTTTTTGAAACCGAACCGCTGTTGCAGGATATGACCGTAGCCGGACCGGTTGATGTACGCTTATTTGCATCAACGACCGGTACGGATGCTGACTTTATCGTTAAGATTATCGATGTATTACCCGATACAGTTGCGACACCAACCGAAGGGCCTGCTAAAGGAATGACGCTGGCCAGGTACCAGCGACTAGTTCGGGCGGAGGTATTACGCGGTAAATTTCGGAATAGCTTTAGCCAGCCTGAGCCGTTCAAACCGGGTGAGGTAACGCCCGTAAACTTCCAGTTGCCCGATGTGATGCATACATTCAAGAAAGGTCATAAACTGATGGTTCAGGTGCAGCACTCGTGGTTCCCGCTGGTTGATCGTAATCCGCAGACCTTCCTGAATATAGGGAACGCCGAAGCCGCAGATTATAAAAAAGCTACCATCAAACTGCACCACGACGGGGAGCATCCGTCCCGAATTGAACTTCCTGTGTTAAGAAAGTAA